One segment of Carya illinoinensis cultivar Pawnee chromosome 1, C.illinoinensisPawnee_v1, whole genome shotgun sequence DNA contains the following:
- the LOC122274404 gene encoding AP-5 complex subunit mu isoform X1 → MGFKIGYQEPSSSPLLQISCWSIGSRDRAMSGGCSIRAIWILNSLDSVVFSRRFPVVEKRWQAACKSENENASEESFSYAVYSLLPADSELASAFVERKQREGSARGFGIRVSQSSKGSDSWVDDPITRHIVGLYINKEEEGENNLLWPLILHIKGNYFIIVLPLVEPRYLKAYTRLCKRSDCGNAIGADDSLSSLLLDLPSITGAFMVAHAIGDIISADVAEPEVVVSASPSVGGLLDSLTGSIGISGISSRAKPVAAPVASSVPSNTAVAGAVAADAPKIGSRPLDKDALRTFISSSMPFGTPLDLSHSNIFTIKVNGFSSSDLPPPDLKQPAWKPYLYKGKQRMLFTVHETIHAAMYDRDEIPDNISVSGQINCRAELEGLPDVSFPLTGLNTAHVEGLSFHPCAQVPEHRADKQAVMFSPPLGNFVLMRYQATCSLGPPIKGFYQLSMVSEDKGAFLFKLHLMEGYKAPLTMEFCTVSMPFPRRRVVSFDGIPSIGTVSTTEHSVEWKIVTSGRGLSGRSIEATFPGTVKFAPWQTQRLPSSRSGFGIIADEDSDVETENCNNVVNIEEFLMDKMSNDLPPADLEEPFCWQAYEYAKVSFKIVGASLSGMSIDPKAVSIYPAVKAPIDFSTQVTSGDYILWNTLGKCPSTAAEKA, encoded by the exons ATGGGATTCAAGATTGGGTACCAGGAGCCTTCATCTTCTCCATTGCTCCAAATCTCATGCTGGTCGATCGGTTCCAGAGATAGAGCCATGAGCGGTGGCTGCAGCATAAGAGCCATCTGGATCCTTAACAGCCTTGATTCCGTCGTTTTCTCCAG GAGGTTTCCAGTGGTAGAGAAGAGGTGGCAGGCGGCTTGTAAGAGCGAGAATGAGAACGCTAGCGAGGAAAGCTTTAGTTATGCTGTATATTCCTTACTTCCCGCTGACTCGGAATTGGCTTCTGCGTTTGTGGAGAGGAAGCAAAG GGAGGGATCTGCACGTGGGTTTGGCATACGGGTCAGTCAGTCTTCTAAAGGATCTGATTCCTGGGTAGATGATCCAATTACACGTCACATTGTAGGCCTATACATAAACAAAGAAGAGGAAGGAGAGAATAATCTGCTATGGCCTTTAATATTGCACATAAAGggtaattatttcattattgtgTTGCCTTTAGTCGAGCCCAGGTATTTGAAGGCATATACAAGGTTATGCAAAAGATCTGATTGTGGAAATGCCATTGGAGCAGACGACAGTTTATCGTCCCTCTTGCTCGATCTTCCATCCATCACAGG GGCATTCATGGTTGCACATGCTATTGGTGACATAATTTCTGCTGATGTAGCAGAACCTGAGGTGGTTGTAAGCGCTTCTCCATCTGTTGGAGGTTTGTTAGATTCACTAACTGGCAGTATAGGGATATCAGGCATCTCTTCAAGGGCAAAACCTGTAGCTGCACCAGTTGCATCTTCTGTCCCCTCAAACACTGCTGTAGCAGGAGCTGTTGCTGCAGATGCTCCAAAGATTGGTTCTAGGCCTTTGGATAAAGATGCGCTTCGAACTTTCATAAGTAGTTCAATGCCTTTTG GTACACCTTTGGATCTTAGCCATTCCAACATATTCACAATCAAGGTAAATGGCTTTTCTTCATCAGATCTGCCTCCCCCTGATCTCAAGCAACCAGCATGGAAGCCATATCTTTACAAAGGAAAGCAGAGAATGCTATTCACAGTTCATGAGACGATTCATGCTGCTATGTATGATCGAGATGAAATTCCAGATAATATATCAGTTTCTGGTCAAATAAACTGCCGAGCAGAATTGGAAGGATTGCCCGATGTATCATTTCCCTTAACAGGATTGAACACAGCTCATGTTGAGGGCCTATCATTTCATCCTTGTGCTCAAGTACCAGAACATCGTGCCGATAAGCAGGCCGTGATGTTTTCACCACCATTaggtaattttgttttaatgcGTTATCAGGCTACATGTAGCCTTGGGCCTCCCATTAAGGGATTTTATCAATTGTCAATGGTCTCTGAGGATAAAGGTGCATTTTTATTCAAGTTGCACCTAATGGAAGGTTATAAGGCTCCTCTGACAATGGAGTTCTGTACTGTGAGTATGCCCTTTCCTAGGAGAAGGGTTGTATCCTTTGACGGGATCCCTTCAATTGGAACAGTTTCAACTACAGAGCACTCTGTTGAGTGGAAAATTGTTACTAGTGGACGTGGCCTTTCTGGGAGAAGTATTGAGGCAACTTTCCCTGGAACAGTTAAGTTTGCACCATGGCAAACCCAAAGATTGCCTTCCTCTAGGTCAGGTTTTGGAATCAtagctgatgaagatagtgatGTTGAGACAGAGAATTGTAATAATGTGGTGAATATAGAGGAATTCTTAATGGATAAAATGAGCAACGATCTTCCTCCAGCTGATCTAGAGGAGCCATTTTGCTGGCAGGCATACGAATATGCTAAA
- the LOC122274404 gene encoding AP-5 complex subunit mu isoform X2, with the protein MGFKIGYQEPSSSPLLQISCWSIGSRDRAMSGGCSIRAIWILNSLDSVVFSRFPVVEKRWQAACKSENENASEESFSYAVYSLLPADSELASAFVERKQREGSARGFGIRVSQSSKGSDSWVDDPITRHIVGLYINKEEEGENNLLWPLILHIKGNYFIIVLPLVEPRYLKAYTRLCKRSDCGNAIGADDSLSSLLLDLPSITGAFMVAHAIGDIISADVAEPEVVVSASPSVGGLLDSLTGSIGISGISSRAKPVAAPVASSVPSNTAVAGAVAADAPKIGSRPLDKDALRTFISSSMPFGTPLDLSHSNIFTIKVNGFSSSDLPPPDLKQPAWKPYLYKGKQRMLFTVHETIHAAMYDRDEIPDNISVSGQINCRAELEGLPDVSFPLTGLNTAHVEGLSFHPCAQVPEHRADKQAVMFSPPLGNFVLMRYQATCSLGPPIKGFYQLSMVSEDKGAFLFKLHLMEGYKAPLTMEFCTVSMPFPRRRVVSFDGIPSIGTVSTTEHSVEWKIVTSGRGLSGRSIEATFPGTVKFAPWQTQRLPSSRSGFGIIADEDSDVETENCNNVVNIEEFLMDKMSNDLPPADLEEPFCWQAYEYAKVSFKIVGASLSGMSIDPKAVSIYPAVKAPIDFSTQVTSGDYILWNTLGKCPSTAAEKA; encoded by the exons ATGGGATTCAAGATTGGGTACCAGGAGCCTTCATCTTCTCCATTGCTCCAAATCTCATGCTGGTCGATCGGTTCCAGAGATAGAGCCATGAGCGGTGGCTGCAGCATAAGAGCCATCTGGATCCTTAACAGCCTTGATTCCGTCGTTTTCTCCAG GTTTCCAGTGGTAGAGAAGAGGTGGCAGGCGGCTTGTAAGAGCGAGAATGAGAACGCTAGCGAGGAAAGCTTTAGTTATGCTGTATATTCCTTACTTCCCGCTGACTCGGAATTGGCTTCTGCGTTTGTGGAGAGGAAGCAAAG GGAGGGATCTGCACGTGGGTTTGGCATACGGGTCAGTCAGTCTTCTAAAGGATCTGATTCCTGGGTAGATGATCCAATTACACGTCACATTGTAGGCCTATACATAAACAAAGAAGAGGAAGGAGAGAATAATCTGCTATGGCCTTTAATATTGCACATAAAGggtaattatttcattattgtgTTGCCTTTAGTCGAGCCCAGGTATTTGAAGGCATATACAAGGTTATGCAAAAGATCTGATTGTGGAAATGCCATTGGAGCAGACGACAGTTTATCGTCCCTCTTGCTCGATCTTCCATCCATCACAGG GGCATTCATGGTTGCACATGCTATTGGTGACATAATTTCTGCTGATGTAGCAGAACCTGAGGTGGTTGTAAGCGCTTCTCCATCTGTTGGAGGTTTGTTAGATTCACTAACTGGCAGTATAGGGATATCAGGCATCTCTTCAAGGGCAAAACCTGTAGCTGCACCAGTTGCATCTTCTGTCCCCTCAAACACTGCTGTAGCAGGAGCTGTTGCTGCAGATGCTCCAAAGATTGGTTCTAGGCCTTTGGATAAAGATGCGCTTCGAACTTTCATAAGTAGTTCAATGCCTTTTG GTACACCTTTGGATCTTAGCCATTCCAACATATTCACAATCAAGGTAAATGGCTTTTCTTCATCAGATCTGCCTCCCCCTGATCTCAAGCAACCAGCATGGAAGCCATATCTTTACAAAGGAAAGCAGAGAATGCTATTCACAGTTCATGAGACGATTCATGCTGCTATGTATGATCGAGATGAAATTCCAGATAATATATCAGTTTCTGGTCAAATAAACTGCCGAGCAGAATTGGAAGGATTGCCCGATGTATCATTTCCCTTAACAGGATTGAACACAGCTCATGTTGAGGGCCTATCATTTCATCCTTGTGCTCAAGTACCAGAACATCGTGCCGATAAGCAGGCCGTGATGTTTTCACCACCATTaggtaattttgttttaatgcGTTATCAGGCTACATGTAGCCTTGGGCCTCCCATTAAGGGATTTTATCAATTGTCAATGGTCTCTGAGGATAAAGGTGCATTTTTATTCAAGTTGCACCTAATGGAAGGTTATAAGGCTCCTCTGACAATGGAGTTCTGTACTGTGAGTATGCCCTTTCCTAGGAGAAGGGTTGTATCCTTTGACGGGATCCCTTCAATTGGAACAGTTTCAACTACAGAGCACTCTGTTGAGTGGAAAATTGTTACTAGTGGACGTGGCCTTTCTGGGAGAAGTATTGAGGCAACTTTCCCTGGAACAGTTAAGTTTGCACCATGGCAAACCCAAAGATTGCCTTCCTCTAGGTCAGGTTTTGGAATCAtagctgatgaagatagtgatGTTGAGACAGAGAATTGTAATAATGTGGTGAATATAGAGGAATTCTTAATGGATAAAATGAGCAACGATCTTCCTCCAGCTGATCTAGAGGAGCCATTTTGCTGGCAGGCATACGAATATGCTAAA